ACCGTTTGGCATGAACCGATAAATGAGGAATTTCTCGTCCTCGTTGCTCAAGCAGTGCCCCAAAAAAGGAACCAATCTATCATGCAGCCCTCTCGAAAACAGATTGAGTTCTGCGGCGTAGGCTCCGTTTTTGACTCGCTTCACGATTACGGGATCCCCTCCTTGTAAAACTCCGCGGTAGAGGTTGCCCGAGTGCCCATGCTTAACGAGGTTACCGTCCGCAAACTCCGAGGTTGCTCGAAGTAACTGGTCGTAGGTGAACACGTCTCCGACCGTAGCGAGAGTCACTGAGACCGGAGCTTGTTGCCGGCCCATCGGACCCGCCGGGCCGGGCGGGACGGCGGTCACAGCGCTGCTCCTCTGTTCAGCATTTCGTCGAACGCATAATGTGCAACACAATACAGCAGCAGTGACCGAAACTACGAGCACCGTAGCCCCGCCGAGAGCTGCTATGAGTATATACTTCAAATTCTTATGGCTCTTCTTGTTAGAAGAAGGGGGAGTTACAGTTACAGGGCCATCGTAGGGTTTTATCCCTCTAGAGGAGTAGAAACCCTGGCACTCACCAGGGGTCCTCTGGTTCGAAGCATTGCGGAAGCAATTGAGCTCAAAGGCGACATTTTTACGGGGGTTTCCGACGATCCCCGGATCCCCGTCCAAGTAATTGCGCGAGATGTCGACGGATTCGAACCGCGCGAGGAGCGAATCGAAGCTTGAAGGGACGGGGCCGTAGAAGCGATTGGCGGAGAGGTCGAAGACGCTGGAATTGGGGGATGTGGTGGTAGTGGCGGTGGGGAGGGGGCCGGTGAGGAGGTTGTGGGAGAGGTTGAGGAGGCggagggaggggagggagaggagggagggggaggggccACGGAGAGGAGTTTGGAGCTGAGGTCGAGGACGGCGAGGGCGGGGAGGAggcgggcgagggaggaggGACGGAGCCATTAATGGCGGAGCGCGGAGGTCGAGGAGGCGAGGGTTGTGGGAGCGCGGCGGGCGCGGGAGGGGCCCGGGGAGGGGAAGAGAGGCGTTGAGGGACTCGAGGcgagggaggaggcggcggagcgggGTCGGGGAGGCGCGGGGGCCCGCGAGGCGCGCGACGCGGGTGCGGCGGAggccggagagggagaggccGACGACGCGGCCGGAGTGGCACGAGACCCCGCGCCACTCACTGCAGGGGTCGCCGCGCCGGGGCCAGTCGCGCGCCCGCAGCCCCAGCGACGCCCGCAGCTCCAGCAgccccgtcgccgccgcccccgccggagacgccgtcgccgacgccgacgccggaGACGAcgagcagaggaggaggagagtggccgcgaggagggggaggggacgGAGATGCGGACACGTGGCGGAGCGGACGGTGGAGATgctgtggcggcggcggcggcggcgacgggagGGTGGTGGGGTCACGTGAGCCATCGTGTCATCTTCTCCGcatcctcttctctctctctctctctctcttatttctctctctagtttctctctcttcacactctctctctctctcctctttctctctcttatttctctctcttcttcttcttcttcttctttgtatgGTAAGCTGTGATAACTCACGCCTCCGTTACCGGCAATGGAGGGTCCGTGAAAGGGATAAGGTTTTGAATGATAGTCCCTAAACTTTCcatcaatatttatttggtccttaaatttttcttgcttttataTTAGCACTACATATGAAGTTCAAGTAGAAATAAACTTCCCGACGAACTAAATTCAGGCAAAATTTAATCCTCTTTCAGAACTTATTTTTATTGCTGTGGAATTAAAGTTTTTTCAGTTTTGCTGttatttagcaaaaaattattaatattttattttttcactcttttttttttataattgactTTGATCTACGTTGGAGCCGAAGTAAGATAccataatttgaaatttttaagtttcaaaactACTTCACTTCGactacaaaatttaagctaattagtctgtttaataaatttatatacgaaaattacataaagtatactaacggaatttctaaaaataaacgatgaacttaaaatttaaagttatgattcaaaatagttcatagttcggatatattctatatattttttacaattaaatattttttttacaaaataaacaagtatttatttataaaagtaataaactaatatataaattaaaaggaGGGAAAAGGGTGATATTTGGATAGATGCAACTAGGAGGGGGCATTAATGGCAAAAAGTTGACCTCAACTgccacacactctctctttctatttttcagaaacaaaactaattatttaaattttaaattaaaaatttaaaagagtgAGTAACAGGAAATAGCATTAAATATTTTCCAAACTGAGGAAACATTTTTAAATTCTCACAGGAATTATTTCTTCCTCCTTTTGTAGGGGTGTAATTGCAAAAATATACAGGGAGAGGCTAAAATTTGGATtagttccaaaaaaaaaaaaaaaattataggccATTGCAAAATGGCCccctaattttaat
Above is a genomic segment from Ananas comosus cultivar F153 linkage group 15, ASM154086v1, whole genome shotgun sequence containing:
- the LOC109721090 gene encoding probable LRR receptor-like serine/threonine-protein kinase At2g16250, with the translated sequence MAHVTPPPSRRRRRRRHSISTVRSATCPHLRPLPLLAATLLLLCSSSPASASATASPAGAAATGLLELRASLGLRARDWPRRGDPCSEWRGVSCHSGRVVGLSLSGLRRTRVARLAGPRASPTPLRRLLPRLESLNASLPLPGPLPRPPRSHNPRLLDLRAPPLMAPSLLPRPPPPRPRRPRPQLQTPLRGPSPSLLSLPSLRLLNLSHNLLTGPLPTATTTTSPNSSVFDLSANRFYGPVPSSFDSLLARFESVDISRNYLDGDPGIVGNPRKNVAFELNCFRNASNQRTPGECQGFYSSRGIKPYDGPVTVTPPSSNKKSHKNLKYILIAALGGATVLVVSVTAAVLCCTLCVRRNAEQRSSAVTAVPPGPAGPMGRQQAPVSVTLATVGDVFTYDQLLRATSEFADGNLVKHGHSGNLYRGVLQGGDPVIVKRVKNGAYAAELNLFSRGLHDRLVPFLGHCLSNEDEKFLIYRFMPNGDLANALHRKSEKDEDRAQSLDWIKRLKIAIGVAEALSYLHHECAPPLVHRDIQASSILLDDKFEVRLGSLSDVCPQEGEGHQNVITRLLKFSQASQQQGSSGSPSATCAYDVYCFGKVLLELVTGKLGISGSTDAATNEWLERAVPYINIYEKDLIAKIVDPTLIIDEDHLEEVWAMAIVAKSCLNPKPLKRPPVRYILRALENPLKVVREDHSSSLRATSSRRSWNAAFWGSWRQSLSDMPGPLKEDRILRRSSTTRSQGSNGEHSFSSHKRGSKDIFPEPSEVRDVED